In Gracilibacillus salitolerans, the sequence TCAAAGCCAATGTGAAAAAAGCTGGGAGAGTTGTCCCAAAGAATGGCAATGACTAATAAGGAAGTCATTACAAATCCGGTTTTGGCAATTGGGAAATGCGTGGTTTGTTCTACGGTATTAAATACTCTTTTTTTTCGATAAATAAAATCAAATGTCATTAAAATCAAAACGTTAAACACATTGCTGCCTAACATGTTCCCAACGGCAATATCGGCATTGTCAATATATACAGCAGTTAAACTAGTTGTTAACTCAGGTAAACTTGTTGCCCCGCCAATTAGAAAGGTCCCTACCATAGCCCCACTTAGTGTTGACTTTTGATTAATGACATCTCCATATTTATTTAATTGTATTGCGGCAAAAATAACTATTATAGCTGCCAGAAAAAATACGATAAATGTCATGACTATCCTCCCTAAAATTATAATCACAATTAAACTATAAAATTTTTACAACAGCGAACATATATTCTTGATAGAAAAGAATGGATATGGTATGATAAATGCCTTCATTGCATACTGTTATCCGCAACATGAAAAGGAGATATAATACATATGACAGGAAAAACACATATAATGGGTGGGATCGCAGCAACTACTGTGATGGCCACTTTTACAGATTATGATCCTGCTTGGTTTATATTTGCAGGAGCTATAGGGGGATTAATACCAGACATATGTCATGGGGGAAGTAAAATTGGCCGAAAATTTCCACTCCTGTCTAAATTGATTAATACGTTATTTGGTCATCGTACATTTACTCATAGTCTATTATTTTTACTGTTAGTTGGATTTTTATTATCGCTAATTACTAGTAATAGATCATTGATTATAGGTGTCGTTATTGGAATGATCAGCCACTTCCTATTAGATTCTATGACGAAACAAGGAATAAAATTACTTTATCCAGTGAACATTACCGTAAGATTTCCATTCACAACAAAAACCGGTGGTGCAGTTGAAAATCTTTTGTTATTAGGGCTGACTTTGCTGACTATTTACTTTGGAAAAGACATCGCCATTATGGATTCTTTATTTTTCGTGCAATAGATTCCAAAATATAAACAACCGGTACTTGCGTCGTTACATTGGAATCTTGAAATCTTTCTTCCGTAACATAATAGGCAAGGTTAATATCTGCTATTTTGGCTATCGTTGAAAGTTTATTATTCGTAATGCTAATAATCTTACTGCCCTCCTGTTTCAATTGGTTTACGTGTGTTACAGTAAAAGGATTCTCTCCTGAAACCGAGAGTACAATCGTTACACTGTTATAGCGAAATTTAGCGTGAATCGGATAATGAGGATCTTTGATATAGACTGAAAACTTCCCCATACTGGAAAAATATCTTGCTCCATATTCAGCTAGAATACCGGAGCTTCCGATTCCAGTGAAAATCACACTTTCTGCTGCTACTATTAATTTGGCTGCATCATTCATATTTTCTTCTAGATCTCCGGTTAGTGTACGTTCGAAGAATTCTGTGATGGAATGCTGAGGGCTTTTGATAACCGTCCGTTTGTTTTCTTCTAAGTGCATTTTTAATTTCACCTTAAATTCCGAAAAGCCATCACAATTAATTTTACGACAGAAGCGTAAAATCGTAGCTGTCGATACATGTGTTTCCTCCGCTAATTCACGAATTCTCATGTAAGCTACTTTTTCACTATTATTCGATATATAGTTATACAGCGACAACTCTAATTCATTAAAGGAAGCAATCATTTCATGGGTAAACATGGATGTGGAA encodes:
- a CDS encoding metal-dependent hydrolase — protein: MTGKTHIMGGIAATTVMATFTDYDPAWFIFAGAIGGLIPDICHGGSKIGRKFPLLSKLINTLFGHRTFTHSLLFLLLVGFLLSLITSNRSLIIGVVIGMISHFLLDSMTKQGIKLLYPVNITVRFPFTTKTGGAVENLLLLGLTLLTIYFGKDIAIMDSLFFVQ
- a CDS encoding MurR/RpiR family transcriptional regulator — encoded protein: MFTHEMIASFNELELSLYNYISNNSEKVAYMRIRELAEETHVSTATILRFCRKINCDGFSEFKVKLKMHLEENKRTVIKSPQHSITEFFERTLTGDLEENMNDAAKLIVAAESVIFTGIGSSGILAEYGARYFSSMGKFSVYIKDPHYPIHAKFRYNSVTIVLSVSGENPFTVTHVNQLKQEGSKIISITNNKLSTIAKIADINLAYYVTEERFQDSNVTTQVPVVYILESIARKIKNP